In Bacteroidia bacterium, the sequence GTTGCCTACCCAACTAATGCCAATGAATGCGTTGAATACGCAAGCACCCGAAGGACAGTTTAGGGATTTACAATTTGGCGTTCCGCACAACATCAATGCAAATATACAATTGGCTATGCCTTTGTATAATCCACAAATTTATGGAGCGATTGAGAATACAAAAATTGCTAATGAATTAACTCAATTACAATATCAGAAAACAGAAGAACAAGTGTTATTTGATATAACAACACTTTATTACAACGCACAAATTCTAAAATATCAATTGGATTTTATGGATAGCAATCTGATTAATTCAAACAGATTGTTGCAAAATATGGAATTGCTAAAAAGTCAGTTGTTGGCAAAAGGTTCTGATGTAAACAAAGTGAAATTACAAACGGAACAATTAACCACGCAAAGAGAAAATGTTTATAGTAAATATTTACAAGTATTGAACGCTCTGAAAATGAATATGGGCATTTCGTTAGAAGAAAATATAACGGTTGTAACCGATATTTTTCAACCAACATTAACAGATAATTCTTCTCGCAATTCATTGGATTTACAGCTTATCAACATACAAAACAAACTATTGAACAATGAACTTAAAATCCTTAATCGTTCACGCTATTTGCCCTCTTTAAATTTGATTGCTTCTTATGGTACAACAGGTTTTGGGTATGACAAAACACCCAATGATTTTTTAGATTTCTATCCGATTGGTTTTGCAGGAATACAGCTTAGTTACCCACTTTTTAACGGTACCGTTACACAACGAAAAATCAATCAGAAAAAATTGGAAATCAATAATAATGAATTGCAAGCACAACTAATTTCTGACAAAAATGAAATGGAAATTGAAAATGCCATTCGTCAACGAAAGATTGCCGAAAACACCATTATTAATACAGAAAATCAAATTGAATTAGCCAAAACAATTTATGATCAAACCATACTACAACAAAAACAGGGTACAGCAAGTTTGACCGATGTTTTATTGGCTGACAATGCTTTGCGTGAAGCACAACAAAATTATTTAAACGCAATAATTGACTTTTTAAAAGCTGATTTGGAATTCAAAAAATTAACGGGAACTATTTCAATTAAGAATTAAAAATTAAGAATTAAGAATTAAAAGAGATAAAATGAAAAAGATAATCTGGATAATAGCAGGTATTGCAATTGTTGGT encodes:
- a CDS encoding TolC family protein translates to MLANTHKLIFISILFIGWNTVQAQEVWTLKQCIDTAQVYNKNLQINRNNISISKQREREAKANLIPKITANADYKYFMELPTQLMPMNALNTQAPEGQFRDLQFGVPHNINANIQLAMPLYNPQIYGAIENTKIANELTQLQYQKTEEQVLFDITTLYYNAQILKYQLDFMDSNLINSNRLLQNMELLKSQLLAKGSDVNKVKLQTEQLTTQRENVYSKYLQVLNALKMNMGISLEENITVVTDIFQPTLTDNSSRNSLDLQLINIQNKLLNNELKILNRSRYLPSLNLIASYGTTGFGYDKTPNDFLDFYPIGFAGIQLSYPLFNGTVTQRKINQKKLEINNNELQAQLISDKNEMEIENAIRQRKIAENTIINTENQIELAKTIYDQTILQQKQGTASLTDVLLADNALREAQQNYLNAIIDFLKADLEFKKLTGTISIKN